DNA sequence from the Streptomyces sp. MST-110588 genome:
CGGCCTGCTGCTGACGGTCCTGGGCGTCTTCCTGGGCATCGGCACCCTCGTCGGCGGCGGCCTCATCGGACACAACGGCAACAACGCGGTCGGCGTACCGCTGGCCGTACTGGGCGTCCTGATCCTCATCACCTCGCTCATCTGCATGGGCGGCGTGAAGATGGTCGCGCCGGGCGAGGCCCGGGTCATCCAGCTCTTCGGCCGGTACGTCGGCACGATCCGCCAGGACGGCCTGCGCTGGGTCAACCCGCTGACCAGCGCCTCCAAGATCTCCACCCGGGTGCGCAACCACGAGACGGCGGTACTGAAGGTCAACGACGCCTACGGCAACCCGATCGAGCTGGCGGCGATCGTGGTGTGGAAGGTCGAGGACACCGCGCAGGCGCTCTTCGAGGTGGACGACTTCCTGGAGTTCGTCGCCACCCAGACCGAGGCGGCCGTACGGCACATCGCGATCGAGTACCCCTACGACGCCCACGACGAGAACGCGCTCTCGCTGCGCGGCAACGCCGAGGAGATCACCGAGAAGCTGGCCGCCGAGCTGACCGCCCGGGTCCAGGCGGCGGGTGTACGGATCATCGAGTCCCGCTTCAGCCATCTCGCGTACGCTCCGGAGATCGCCTCGGCGATGCTCCAGCGCCAGCAGGCCGGCGCGGTCGTGGCGGCCCGCCAGCAGATCGTCGAGGGCGCGGTGGGCATGGTGGAGCAGGCCCTGGACCGCATCAGCGAGCAGGGCATCGTCGAACTGGACGAGGAGCGCAAGGCGGCCATGGTGAGCAATCTGATGGTGGTGCTGTGCGGTGACCGGGCGGCGCAGCCCGTCCTGAACACGGGCTCGCTCTACCAGTGAGCGACCAGGCTCCCAAGCGTCGGCCGCAGCAGCGCAGACAAGTGCTGCTGCGGCTCGATCCGCTGGTGCACGACGCGCTCGCGCGCTGGGCCGGGGATGAGCTGCGCAGCGCCAACGCGCAGATCGAGTTCCTGCTGCGCAAGGCGCTGTCGGACGCGGGCCGGCTGCCCCAGGGGACGGGCGCGCTGCCCCGCCGGGGCCGCCCGCCGAAGTCGGCACGGGATGCGGACGGGACCCAGGCGCCGGCGCCGTCGGACGAGCCGCGAGACGGCCCGGAGGACACTCCCGGTCGTACGTAGCTGCCGGTCGTACGTAACCGCCGGTCGCGCATGACTGCCGGTCGTGCGTGATCGGGACTCCCGGCCGTACGTGATCGGGCCCGGTCGCACACGGTCAGGCCCGGTCGTACGTAGTCAGGCTGGGCCGCGAGCCACCGCGACCCAGCAGCTATACACATCACGTATACACACCATGTAGAGTACGCGGCATGCCCATCGGACGTTCCCTGCCCGCATTCCCGGAGGCCCGCGTATGACCCCCGCCGGTTCCCTGCTGGAAGCCCGCTCGCTGCACAAGGCGTACGGCCCGACCCCCGCCCTGGACGGCGCGGACTTCTCCGTCCACCCCGGCGAGGTCGTCGCCGTCATGGGCCCCTCCGGCTCCGGCAAGTCGACCCTGCTGCACTGCCTGGCCGGCATCGTCCGGCCCGACTCCGGCACGGTCCGCTACGAGCACCGCGAGCTGACGGAAATGAGCGACGCCGAGCGCAGCGCCCTGCGCCGTACCGACTTCGGCTTCGTCTTCCAGTTCGGCCAGCTCGTCCCCGAACTGACCTGCCTGGAGAACGTCGCCCTGCCGCTGCGCCTGAACGGCGTCAAGCGCAAGGAGGCCGAGGCGCGCTCGCTGGAGTGGCTGGAGCGCCTGGAGGTGGGCCCGGTCAAGGACAAGCGCCCCGGCGAGGTCTCCGGCGGCCAGGGCCAGCGGGTCGCGGTCGCCCGCGCGCTGGCCGGCCGGCCGCGCGTGATCTTCGCCGACGAGCCCACCGGCGCACTGGACTCCCTCAACGGCGAGCGCGTCATGAGCCTGCTGACCGACGCCGCGCGCGGCACCAACGCCGCCGTGGTCCTGGTCACCCACGAGCCCCGGGTCGCCGCCTACTCCGACCGCGAGATCGTCGTCCGCGACGGCGTGGCGCGGGAAATGGCGGGCGCCGTATGACCGTCCTGCACGACCGGAGCGGCACCACGGGCCCCCAAGAGCACCCCGGCCGGCCCAAGAAGGACAGCAAGGACAGCAAGGGCGGCAAGGGCAGCGGCAGAAACCGCGCCGGCCTCGCCATCTGGGCCCGCGACCTGGTCCTGGGCATGCGCTTCGCCGTCGGCAGCGGCCGGGAGGGCTGGGTCCGTACGATCCTGACCGCCGTCGGCGTCGGCCTCGGCGTGGCACTGCTGCTGGGCGCCACCTCCGTACCCAACCTCTCGCAGGCCCGCTCCGACCGCGCCGACGCCCGCGGCGGCGTGGTCGCCGACGATTCGGCGAAGCCCTCCGACAGCAGCGTCCTCCTCCAGCGGCTGGGCACCGTGTTCCGCGGCACCGACGTGGACGGCCTCCTGCTGCGCCCGGAGGGTGCCCGCCCGGTGCTGCCCCCGGCGTGGGCAAGATGCCCGGCCCCGGTGAGATGGTGGTCTCGCCCGCCCTCAAAGAGCTCCTGGAGTCGCCGGACGGCACGCTGCTGCACGACCGGTATCCGTACCGCGTGGTGGGCACCATCGGCGACGAGGGCCTGCTGCGCCCCGGCGAGGCCATGTTCTACGCGGGCAGCGGCAGCCTGACCCCCATGGACGGCGTCAGCCGCGTCACCGCGTTCGGGGAGAAGATCAACCGGCAGCCCATGGACCCCGTCCTGACGGCGCTGATCCTCGTGGGCTGTGTCGTCCTGCTGATGCCGGTGGCCATCTTCATCGCCACCGCCGTCCGCTTCGGCGGCGAGCGCCGTGACCGGCGGCTGGCCGCACTGCGCCTGGTGGGTGCCGACAACCACATGACGCGCCGGATCGCCGCCGGGGAGGCCCTGCTCGGCTCGCTCTTCGGGCTCGTCGTGGGCCTGGGGCTGTTCCTGTTCGGACGGCAGTTCATCGGCGTGATCGACATCAGCTCCCTCAGCGCCTTCCCCGCCGATCTGTCGCCGGACCCGGCCCTGGCCGCCCTGATCGCGGTGGCCGTCCCCGTTGCGGCCGTCGCCGTCACGCTCTTCGCGCTGCGCGGCATCGCCATCGAGCCGCTGGGCGTCGTCCGCGACACCGTGCCGCGGCGCCGCCGGATCTGGTGGCGGCTGCCGATCCCGCTCATCGGGCTGCTGGTGCTGGTGCTGTACGGCACCATCGACAACCGCGGCGGGATCCACGCGCTCCAGTTGGGCAGCGGTGCGGTACTGACGCTGCTGGGCCTGGCCATGCTGCTGCCGTGGCTGGTCGAGGCGGTCGTGGCGCGTTTCAAGGGCGGGCCGGTCCCCTGGCAGCTCGCCACCCGGCGGCTGCAGCTCAGCAGCGGCAGCGCGGCCCGCGCGGTCAGCGGCATCACCGTCGCCGTGGCCGGTGCCATCGCCCTGCAGATGATGTTCTCCGCCATCGGGACCGACTACGTCAAGGCCACCGGCGAGGACCCGTCCCGGGCACAGCTCAAGGTGATGCTGATGCATCAGCGCGGCACCGACGCGCAGGAAGTGATCGAGGAGTTCCGCGGCACCAAGGGCGTCAAGGGCGTCATCGCCACCACCCGGGCGCCCATCTGGTCCCCCGCGCCGCCTCGCAAGGGTGATGCGCTGCCTCCGAGCACCTCGCTCTCGGTCGGCACCTGCGCGACCCTGCGCGAGCTGGCCGTACCGGGCTCCTGCAAGGACGGGGACGCCTTCCTCATCGACGGCGGGCCGGAGTCGTACGTCGACGAGGAGCTTCCCAAGGTCGCGCGCCCAGGGGCCACGGTGCTCCTGAACGAGTTCGACGAGAACGGCAAGATGGCGGGCAGGCGCAGCTCGTGGACCGTCCCGGAGCGGCTGCACAAGATCGCCTCCCGCCCCGACCCGAACGGCGAGCACTTCGGCGGGCTCTTCGTCACCCCTGGCGCCATCGACGTCACCAAGCTGCCCAAACCGGTGATCGACGTGATGGTGCGGCTGGACCCGGCCGTCCCGGACGCCGCCGAGTACGCCCGCAACGCCGCGGCCCGCATCGACGTGGGGGCCATGGTCTTCCGGCTCTCCTCGACGGAGGACGACCCGCGCTTCGCGGGCGTCCGCAACGGCCTGATGGCCGCTTCCCTGGCGACCATGACGCTGATCGCGGCCAGCATGCTGGTCACCACGCTGGAGCAGTTGCGCGAACGCCGCCGGCTGCTGTCGGTCCTGGTGGCCTTCGGCACCCGCCGCGCCACCCTGGCCTGGTCGGTGCTGTGGCAGACCGCCGTCCCCATCGCCCTGGGTCTGGCGGTCGCCGTGGCGGGCGGGCTCGGGCTGGGCCGGGTGCTGCTGAGGCTGGTGGGCAAGAGCGAGATCGACTGGTCGGTGATCTGGCCGCTGCCGCTGGCCGGAGCCGGGCTGGTCGTGCTCGTCACCCTGCTCAGCCTGCCGCCGCTGTGGCGCATGATGCGCCCGGACGGGCTGCGTACGGAGTGAGCGGCGCGCCGCCGGTACCCGCCGGTTCCGGGGTGCCGGCGGCGCTCCCCAGGCGGCACTCTCCGGGTGCCGGCGGCACTCCTTGGCCCGTATCCGACGACACTCTCTATACAACCGGTGTATACACCATGGCTGTACCCAGAGCGTAAGGTGGACGGCATGTCAATCGGTCATACGCTGCTGGGCCTCCTGGAGTCCGGCCCCCGCCATGGCTACGACCTCAAGCGGGCCTTCGACGAGCACTTCGGTCATGACCGCCCGCTGCACTACGGGCAGGTCTACTCGACCATGTCCCGGCTGCTGAAGAACGGTCTGGTCGAGGTGGACGGCGTGGAGGCGGGCGCCGGCCCCGAGCGCAAGCGCTACGCCATCACCGACGCCGGCGTCACCGACGTCGCACAGTGGCTGGCCCGGCCCGAGAAACCCGAGCCCTACCTTCAGTCGACGCTCTACACCAAGGTGGTGCTCGCCTTGATGACCGACCGCAACGCCGCCGAACTGCTGGACACCCAGCGCACGGAGCACCTGAGGCTGATGCGCGGCCTGACCGAGCGCAAGCGCAAGGGCGACCTCGCCGACCAGTTGATCTGCGACCACGCCCTCTTCCACCTCGAAGCCGACCTCAGATGGCTGGAGCTGACCGCCGCGCGCCTGGACAGGCTCGCCGAGGCGGTCGGCTCATGACGCCCGAGGGCTCGCTGCTGGTCGCGAAGTCCCTGCGCAAGGCGTACGGCCCGACCCCCGCCCTGGACGGCGCGGACTTCTCCGTCCACCCCGGCGAGGTGGTGGCGGTGCTCGGCCCGTCCGGCTCCGGCAAGTCCACGCTGCTGCACTGCCTGGCCGGCATCGTCCGGCCCGACTCCGGCACGGTCCGCTACGCCGACCGCGAGCTGACGGAAATGAGCGACGCCGAGCGCAGCGCCCTGCGCCGTACCGACTTCGGCTTCGTCTTCCAGTTCGGCCAGCTCGTCCCCGAACTGACCTGCCTGGAGAACGTGGCCCTGCCGCTGCGTCTGAACGGCGTCAAGCGGCGGCCCGCGCAGGCCACGGCCCGGGAGTGGCTGGAGCGCCTGGAGATCGAGGACGTGGCGGGCCAGCGCCCCGGCGAGGTCTCCGGCGGCCAGGGCCAGCGGGTCGCGGTCGCCCGCGCGCTGGCCGGCCGGCCGCGCGTGGTCTTCGCCGACGAGCCCACCGGCGCACTGGACTCCCTGAACGGCGAGCGCGTCATGAGCCTGCTGACCGACGCCGCGCGGGAGCACAACACCGCCGTGGTCCTGGTCACCCACGAGTCGCGGGTCGCCGCCTACTCCGACCGCGAGATCGTCGTCCGCGACGGCAAGGTCAAGGACATGCTGGGGGGCTTCGTATGACCGTCACCGGTGCGTCTGCATGTCCCTGTGCACGTCCCTGTGCATGTCCCTGATCGGCCCATCGGCATGACCCTCACCGACGAACGCGCCGGGCGCGGGCGCGGCACACCGGCCGGCCCGCGCGGGAAACCTACGATCGCGGCCGTGCCCCTTTCCGCTCCCACCGGCCCGGCGGCCTGGGCCCGCGACCTGGCCCTGGGCATGCGCTTCGCCGTCAGCGGCGGCCGGGAGGGCTGGATCCGTACGGCCCTGACGACGGTCGGCGTGGGCCTGGGCGTCGCCGTCCTGCTGCTGGGCGCCTCGGTGCCCTCCCTCCTGGACGCCTGGCACGGCCGGGAGAAGGCACGCGAGAACCTCGGCCAGGCCCACCCGCCGCGCCCGGCCGACGACACTCTGCTGTACGCCTCCGCCGACACCACCTTCAAAGGCCAGTGGATCCGCGGCCGGCTCGTACGGCCCGACGGAGCCCACCCGCCCGCCCCGCCGGGCGTCAAAACCCTCCCCGGGCCCGGCCGGATGTATGTCTCTCCCCAGCTCAAGAGCCTGCTGGAGGCCCCCGGCGGCAAGCTGCTGCGGGAGCGGCTGCCCTACCGTGTGGTGGGCACGATCCAGGACTCCGGGCTGCTCGGCCCGCGCGAGCTGACCTACCTGGCGGGCAGCGACCGTCTCCACAAGGGCGACGCCTACCGCATCGACCACTTCGGCAAGAACTACTCCCGCCCCCCGCTGCGCCCCGAGATCGTACTGCTCGTGATCATGACGTGTGTGGCGCTGCTGACGCCCGTCATGGTCTTCATCGGCACGTCCGTACGGTTGGGGGGCGAGCGCCGCGAGCACCGGCTGGCCGCGCTGCGGCTGGTGGGCGCCGACGTGCGCACGACCCGCCGGATCGCGGCGGGCGAGGCGCTGTCCGGCTCGCTGCTCGGGCTGCTGGCCGGGGCCGGGCTGTTCCTGGGCGGGCGGCAGCTCGCCTCGGTCGTCACCCTGTGGGGCGTCAACGTCTTCCCCTCCGACGTACTGCCGGCCCCGGGCCCGGCGGCCCTGGTCGCCGTGGTGGTGCCGGCGCTCTCCGTCCTGGTGACCCTCCTCGCGCAGCGCGGGGTCACGGTCGAGCCGCTGGGCGTGGTCCGTGACCGGCCTTCCGTCCGGCGCCGTCTGTGGTGGCGCCTGGCGGTGCCCGCGGCGGGCGTCGCCCTGCTGCTGGCGGCGGCCGGGGGGCACGACCGGCGCGACAGCCCGTGGACCACCACCGTGGTCGCGGTCGGCGCGATGCTGCTGCTGCTCGGCGTCACCGCGCTGCTGCCGTGGCTGGTCGAGGCGGTCGTGGGGCGGCTGCGCGGCGGCCCGGTGCCCTGGCAGCTCGCCGTCCGCCGCCTCCAGCTCAGCAGCGGCGCCGCCACCCGCGCGGTCAGCGGCATCACCGTCGCCGTCGCCGGGGCCATCGCGGTCCATATGCTCTTCACCGGCATGCAGGGCGGCTTCGCCGCCGCGTACGCCAAGTCCGGTGCCCGGCCGGTGCTGGAGCTGAGAGGGCACACCGGGAGCTGGCAGGAGATCCCGCAGGCACTGCGGCTGCTGCGTGACACCGAGGGTGTACGGGAGGCGCACGGCACCGCCATCGCGATGGCCTCGCGCGCCGGTGACCGGGGCCGCCACGACGAGGGCGCGGGCGGGCGCGTGGTGGAGACCGTCCTGATCACCGTCGGCGACTGCCGGGAGCTGTCGCAACTGGCCGCCCTGGGCTCCTGCGCCGACGGCGACATCTTCCTCACGGACAATCTGCGCGGGGACCCGGTCGCCCGGCCGGGGGCCCGGCTCAACCTCGACCCGCCGGAGGTCTACGGGCCGCCGGGCCCCGAGCGGCCCTGGACGCTGCCCGCCTCGGCCCGTTTCGTAGCGGGCAAGAAGACGGGGTC
Encoded proteins:
- a CDS encoding ABC transporter ATP-binding protein, with translation MTPAGSLLEARSLHKAYGPTPALDGADFSVHPGEVVAVMGPSGSGKSTLLHCLAGIVRPDSGTVRYEHRELTEMSDAERSALRRTDFGFVFQFGQLVPELTCLENVALPLRLNGVKRKEAEARSLEWLERLEVGPVKDKRPGEVSGGQGQRVAVARALAGRPRVIFADEPTGALDSLNGERVMSLLTDAARGTNAAVVLVTHEPRVAAYSDREIVVRDGVAREMAGAV
- a CDS encoding FtsX-like permease family protein — encoded protein: MPVAIFIATAVRFGGERRDRRLAALRLVGADNHMTRRIAAGEALLGSLFGLVVGLGLFLFGRQFIGVIDISSLSAFPADLSPDPALAALIAVAVPVAAVAVTLFALRGIAIEPLGVVRDTVPRRRRIWWRLPIPLIGLLVLVLYGTIDNRGGIHALQLGSGAVLTLLGLAMLLPWLVEAVVARFKGGPVPWQLATRRLQLSSGSAARAVSGITVAVAGAIALQMMFSAIGTDYVKATGEDPSRAQLKVMLMHQRGTDAQEVIEEFRGTKGVKGVIATTRAPIWSPAPPRKGDALPPSTSLSVGTCATLRELAVPGSCKDGDAFLIDGGPESYVDEELPKVARPGATVLLNEFDENGKMAGRRSSWTVPERLHKIASRPDPNGEHFGGLFVTPGAIDVTKLPKPVIDVMVRLDPAVPDAAEYARNAAARIDVGAMVFRLSSTEDDPRFAGVRNGLMAASLATMTLIAASMLVTTLEQLRERRRLLSVLVAFGTRRATLAWSVLWQTAVPIALGLAVAVAGGLGLGRVLLRLVGKSEIDWSVIWPLPLAGAGLVVLVTLLSLPPLWRMMRPDGLRTE
- a CDS encoding PadR family transcriptional regulator; this encodes MSIGHTLLGLLESGPRHGYDLKRAFDEHFGHDRPLHYGQVYSTMSRLLKNGLVEVDGVEAGAGPERKRYAITDAGVTDVAQWLARPEKPEPYLQSTLYTKVVLALMTDRNAAELLDTQRTEHLRLMRGLTERKRKGDLADQLICDHALFHLEADLRWLELTAARLDRLAEAVGS
- a CDS encoding SPFH domain-containing protein; translation: MTDQTPADAAATGRAELGADAPDMPSPQVKEVTAHSIPGGLGLLLTVLGVFLGIGTLVGGGLIGHNGNNAVGVPLAVLGVLILITSLICMGGVKMVAPGEARVIQLFGRYVGTIRQDGLRWVNPLTSASKISTRVRNHETAVLKVNDAYGNPIELAAIVVWKVEDTAQALFEVDDFLEFVATQTEAAVRHIAIEYPYDAHDENALSLRGNAEEITEKLAAELTARVQAAGVRIIESRFSHLAYAPEIASAMLQRQQAGAVVAARQQIVEGAVGMVEQALDRISEQGIVELDEERKAAMVSNLMVVLCGDRAAQPVLNTGSLYQ
- a CDS encoding ABC transporter ATP-binding protein, giving the protein MTPEGSLLVAKSLRKAYGPTPALDGADFSVHPGEVVAVLGPSGSGKSTLLHCLAGIVRPDSGTVRYADRELTEMSDAERSALRRTDFGFVFQFGQLVPELTCLENVALPLRLNGVKRRPAQATAREWLERLEIEDVAGQRPGEVSGGQGQRVAVARALAGRPRVVFADEPTGALDSLNGERVMSLLTDAAREHNTAVVLVTHESRVAAYSDREIVVRDGKVKDMLGGFV
- a CDS encoding FtsX-like permease family protein translates to MRFAVSGGREGWIRTALTTVGVGLGVAVLLLGASVPSLLDAWHGREKARENLGQAHPPRPADDTLLYASADTTFKGQWIRGRLVRPDGAHPPAPPGVKTLPGPGRMYVSPQLKSLLEAPGGKLLRERLPYRVVGTIQDSGLLGPRELTYLAGSDRLHKGDAYRIDHFGKNYSRPPLRPEIVLLVIMTCVALLTPVMVFIGTSVRLGGERREHRLAALRLVGADVRTTRRIAAGEALSGSLLGLLAGAGLFLGGRQLASVVTLWGVNVFPSDVLPAPGPAALVAVVVPALSVLVTLLAQRGVTVEPLGVVRDRPSVRRRLWWRLAVPAAGVALLLAAAGGHDRRDSPWTTTVVAVGAMLLLLGVTALLPWLVEAVVGRLRGGPVPWQLAVRRLQLSSGAATRAVSGITVAVAGAIAVHMLFTGMQGGFAAAYAKSGARPVLELRGHTGSWQEIPQALRLLRDTEGVREAHGTAIAMASRAGDRGRHDEGAGGRVVETVLITVGDCRELSQLAALGSCADGDIFLTDNLRGDPVARPGARLNLDPPEVYGPPGPERPWTLPASARFVAGKKTGSRGYVPHSILATPAALDVSRLREADMELSVTFDRAVPDVVERIRNTAARISPTLNEMSSVDNPHDQQYNGLRTGLFVGAVITLGLIGAGLVISTVEQLRERRRLLSVLNAFGTRHATLGWSILWQTAVPVVLGLSLALAVGLGLGALLLTITESGFVVDWPVVAGMTGLGAGVILLVTALSLPPLWRMMRPDGLRTE